Proteins from a single region of Abyssalbus ytuae:
- a CDS encoding NAD(P)/FAD-dependent oxidoreductase, which produces MNIPKTSFQRIVIVGGGFAGISLAKKLSKQEVQVVLLDKHNYHTFQPLLYQVSTGGLEPDSIAYPIRKILKDYPNFYFRLANVLEIDSVNKNLKTDIGYLKYDYLVLATGSTTNFFGNKEIEKNSMTMKTIPQSLNLRSLILENFEQALLTDSLDEQDALMNFVIVGAGPTGVELAGALAEIKKGILPKDYPDLDTRRAQINLIQAGDRVLKEMSREASDKAEDFLEKLGVNVWKNVRVTGYDGKNVSTNNTNISFETATLIWAAGVKGKTIKGMDGENYLTKSCRLRVNEYNQVKGCNDIFAVGDVACMESQDYPFGHPMMAQPAMQQGLHLGDNLLNMIEKKPLKPFIYKDKGSMATIGRNKAVVDLPRYKFQGVFAWFVWMFVHLYFLIGFRNRAVVFINWVYNYIRFDREARLIIRPYKKNRYIFKNY; this is translated from the coding sequence ATGAATATACCCAAAACGAGCTTTCAAAGAATAGTGATTGTAGGAGGAGGTTTTGCAGGAATTTCTTTGGCGAAAAAATTATCAAAACAAGAAGTTCAGGTTGTTTTACTCGATAAACATAATTACCATACTTTTCAACCCTTACTTTACCAGGTATCAACCGGAGGTTTGGAACCGGATTCTATTGCTTATCCCATCCGGAAAATCCTGAAAGATTATCCTAATTTTTATTTCAGACTTGCTAATGTACTGGAAATTGATTCGGTAAATAAAAATTTGAAAACCGATATAGGATATCTTAAATATGATTATTTGGTATTAGCTACAGGCTCCACTACCAATTTTTTTGGTAATAAAGAGATTGAGAAAAATAGTATGACGATGAAAACCATACCTCAGTCCCTGAACCTTAGGAGCCTCATTCTGGAAAATTTTGAACAGGCCCTTTTAACCGACAGCCTTGATGAACAAGATGCACTCATGAATTTTGTCATAGTAGGGGCAGGCCCTACAGGAGTTGAACTGGCCGGTGCTTTAGCAGAAATAAAAAAAGGAATTTTACCAAAAGATTATCCTGACTTAGATACGCGCCGGGCACAAATTAATTTAATTCAGGCAGGTGACAGGGTTTTAAAAGAAATGAGCAGGGAAGCCTCTGACAAAGCAGAAGATTTTTTAGAGAAGCTTGGAGTAAATGTTTGGAAAAATGTGAGGGTAACAGGTTATGATGGTAAAAATGTTTCTACAAATAATACCAATATAAGTTTTGAAACAGCCACCCTTATTTGGGCAGCAGGGGTTAAGGGGAAAACTATAAAAGGAATGGATGGTGAAAACTATTTAACCAAAAGTTGCCGACTTAGGGTTAACGAATATAATCAGGTTAAAGGATGTAATGATATTTTTGCCGTAGGTGATGTAGCCTGTATGGAGAGCCAGGATTATCCTTTCGGGCATCCTATGATGGCACAACCTGCTATGCAGCAGGGATTGCACCTGGGAGATAACTTGCTTAATATGATAGAAAAAAAACCTTTGAAACCATTTATTTATAAAGACAAAGGTTCTATGGCAACTATTGGAAGGAATAAAGCGGTGGTAGATTTACCACGCTATAAGTTTCAGGGGGTATTTGCATGGTTTGTTTGGATGTTTGTACACCTTTATTTCCTGATTGGGTTTAGAAACAGGGCAGTGGTATTTATAAATTGGGTGTATAATTATATCCGGTTTGACAGGGAGGCAAGACTAATTATTCGCCCTTATAAAAAAAACAGGTATATCTTTAAAAATTATTAA
- a CDS encoding porin family protein, with translation MKKLFFAAILLCAFSAVNAQEIKFGVTAGFANADGKIELDGTDIPTDSESGFYIGALADFTLSESFHIQPELLYVNVNEGNALLLPIMAKFYVTEGLNLQAGPQILFDLEESVDDYSSVNFDLGIGAGYDINEKFFVEGRYAFQINNTYTGDADITSRVNLINIGVGYKF, from the coding sequence ATGAAAAAATTATTTTTTGCCGCAATTTTACTATGTGCTTTTTCTGCAGTTAATGCTCAGGAAATTAAATTTGGAGTAACGGCTGGTTTCGCTAATGCTGATGGTAAAATAGAACTAGATGGTACTGATATACCAACTGATTCAGAATCTGGTTTTTATATTGGGGCTTTAGCAGACTTCACTTTGTCAGAAAGCTTTCATATCCAACCAGAATTATTATATGTTAATGTAAATGAAGGTAATGCTCTTCTTTTACCTATTATGGCTAAATTTTATGTAACTGAAGGATTAAATCTACAAGCTGGTCCTCAAATTTTATTTGACTTAGAAGAATCAGTTGATGATTATAGTTCAGTTAATTTTGATTTAGGTATTGGTGCTGGTTATGATATTAATGAGAAGTTTTTTGTGGAAGGAAGATATGCTTTTCAAATTAACAACACTTATACGGGTGATGCAGACATCACTTCAAGAGTTAATTTAATTAACATAGGTGTGGGTTACAAATTTTAA
- a CDS encoding porin family protein — protein sequence MKKITLTILTSLLFFNVYSQFMALPGIKAGGNYSNLMGDSRETGKFGFHVGAIAEIQITGNMFFQAEVLYSLQGAKYDIVEETLEYDRKVDLHYLNVPLMAKIYLNGYDDGWFFEVGPQVGFLVFAKETVDGTLNGEPIYEEAKVTDFYSATDLYGSFGVGYKPFDSDFFISARYNLGLTDVDEYEDVDVKARNTVVQLSFGFIFD from the coding sequence ATGAAAAAAATAACCCTCACCATTCTCACAAGTCTTCTTTTTTTTAATGTTTATTCACAGTTTATGGCCTTACCGGGTATTAAAGCCGGGGGCAATTATAGCAATTTAATGGGCGATAGCCGTGAAACAGGAAAATTTGGTTTTCATGTAGGTGCTATTGCTGAAATACAAATAACAGGCAACATGTTTTTTCAGGCAGAAGTTCTTTATTCACTGCAGGGGGCTAAATATGATATTGTTGAAGAAACACTGGAATATGACAGGAAAGTGGATTTACACTATTTAAACGTCCCTTTAATGGCAAAAATATATCTGAACGGGTATGATGACGGGTGGTTTTTTGAAGTGGGTCCCCAGGTAGGCTTTTTGGTTTTCGCAAAAGAAACGGTAGACGGTACACTAAATGGTGAACCTATATATGAAGAAGCTAAGGTAACAGATTTTTACAGTGCTACGGATTTGTACGGAAGTTTTGGCGTGGGCTATAAACCGTTTGATTCAGATTTTTTCATAAGTGCCAGGTATAATTTAGGTCTTACCGATGTTGATGAATATGAAGATGTGGATGTAAAAGCTCGAAACACTGTCGTACAATTGTCTTTCGGGTTTATTTTTGATTGA
- a CDS encoding NUDIX hydrolase, giving the protein MNFEIFNTLVSKITNLPLPGQEAHNKMSPLIRIRELEKTDIHSRNPRKAAVASLFYPDKSNNTRLLLILRKTYKGVHSNQVGFPGGKKEKEDSGLLYTALRETHEEVGIIPEKISVLKPLTEVYIPPSNFIVKPFLGLIHEIPQFIPQPTEVELIIEVMLSEFLDEKSVMYKKINTSYAQQIEIPVFMLNGHMVWGATAMILSEVKELLKIAL; this is encoded by the coding sequence ATGAATTTTGAAATTTTTAATACACTGGTTTCAAAAATAACAAATCTGCCTCTACCGGGGCAAGAAGCTCACAATAAAATGTCTCCTTTAATTAGAATCAGGGAACTTGAAAAAACAGATATTCATTCAAGAAATCCGAGAAAGGCAGCCGTAGCTTCTTTATTTTATCCTGACAAAAGTAATAATACACGCTTATTGCTGATATTGCGCAAAACTTATAAAGGAGTTCATTCAAACCAGGTAGGGTTTCCGGGAGGAAAAAAAGAAAAAGAAGATTCAGGTTTACTTTATACGGCATTAAGGGAAACTCATGAAGAGGTAGGCATAATCCCTGAAAAAATAAGTGTATTAAAACCTTTGACGGAGGTTTATATACCTCCCAGTAATTTTATAGTAAAACCTTTTTTAGGATTAATTCATGAGATTCCCCAATTTATTCCGCAACCAACAGAAGTAGAATTAATAATTGAAGTCATGCTTTCCGAGTTCCTGGATGAAAAATCAGTTATGTATAAGAAAATAAATACTTCTTATGCCCAACAAATTGAAATACCGGTGTTTATGTTGAACGGACATATGGTGTGGGGGGCAACAGCTATGATATTAAGTGAGGTAAAAGAACTTTTAAAAATTGCATTATAA
- a CDS encoding phosphatase PAP2 family protein: MLDKIIEYDKELFLFLNNLGNENWDAFWMFMTHKLSAIPLYLFLLILCIKKLGYKQTLLVLVLVALMITATDQLANVFKYGFERLRPCHDDTVFNKMRLVKSYCGGKFGYFSAHAANSFTVATFFSLLFNKSIKWLPALLLLWALIVAYSRIYIGVHFPLDVVTGICIGLLFGWLFYFLFCFFRKRFSFFINY; this comes from the coding sequence ATGTTAGATAAAATAATAGAATACGATAAAGAATTATTTCTTTTTTTAAATAACCTGGGTAATGAAAACTGGGATGCTTTTTGGATGTTTATGACACATAAACTGTCCGCCATTCCTTTATATTTATTTTTGTTGATTCTTTGTATAAAAAAATTGGGGTACAAGCAGACATTGCTGGTTTTGGTATTGGTAGCTTTAATGATTACCGCCACCGACCAGTTAGCCAATGTGTTTAAATATGGTTTTGAGAGGCTACGGCCCTGCCATGATGATACGGTTTTTAACAAAATGAGGCTGGTAAAGTCTTATTGTGGAGGGAAATTTGGCTATTTTTCAGCACATGCTGCCAATTCTTTTACTGTGGCTACATTTTTTTCATTGCTCTTTAATAAGAGTATAAAGTGGCTGCCTGCTTTACTGCTATTATGGGCTTTAATTGTAGCTTATAGCCGCATATATATCGGGGTCCATTTTCCATTAGATGTTGTAACAGGAATTTGTATAGGACTTCTGTTCGGATGGTTATTCTATTTTCTTTTTTGTTTTT
- a CDS encoding amidohydrolase: MKIIITSIIFCCFYMMAAQTPPEEILSELDQKTEYYGNIGLQIWEYAEVGYKEEKSADLLALTLKKNGFTIKKGVAGIPTAFVAEYGTEGPVIAILGEYDALPGLSQQAVAEKKTAGKNAGHACGHHLFGTASTAAAISVKNWLKSNKVKGTIRFYGCPAEEGGSGKVYMTREGLFNDVDVVLHWHPSSKNSANPGAALANKSAKFRFYGVSSHASGAPEKGRSALDAVEAMNYMVNMMREHVPQDARIHYVITRGGEAPNVVPDFAEVYYYARHAERNTVIDIFNRIVKASEGAAMGTGTTTDYEMIGGTHEILPNITLQKVMYNNLVKVGGYTYTDEEKAFAEKISETLGQQDLDVSLTEGINPYTEERPKTMGSSDVGDVSFAVPTVGMSAATWVPKTPAHSWQAVAAGGTSIGVKGMMIAAKTLTLTAIDLYKDTSIIENAKKEFLEKRGDNFEYTPLLGNRKPALNYREN, translated from the coding sequence ATGAAAATTATTATTACCTCAATTATTTTTTGTTGTTTTTATATGATGGCTGCTCAAACCCCACCCGAAGAAATTCTGAGCGAATTAGATCAAAAAACCGAATATTACGGAAATATAGGCCTTCAAATATGGGAATATGCCGAAGTAGGATATAAAGAAGAAAAAAGTGCCGATCTTTTGGCTTTAACCTTAAAAAAGAACGGATTTACTATTAAAAAAGGGGTAGCAGGAATACCCACCGCTTTTGTGGCAGAGTATGGGACCGAAGGTCCTGTAATAGCTATTTTAGGAGAATATGATGCTTTACCCGGCCTTTCACAGCAAGCAGTAGCTGAAAAAAAAACGGCTGGTAAAAATGCCGGCCATGCCTGCGGACATCATTTATTTGGTACTGCCTCAACTGCTGCCGCGATTAGTGTAAAAAACTGGCTTAAATCTAATAAAGTGAAAGGAACCATCAGGTTTTACGGTTGTCCTGCTGAAGAAGGCGGCTCCGGGAAGGTTTATATGACCCGGGAGGGACTTTTTAATGATGTGGATGTTGTATTGCACTGGCATCCGTCGTCTAAAAACAGTGCTAACCCAGGTGCAGCGCTGGCAAACAAATCGGCTAAATTCAGATTTTACGGTGTTTCTTCTCATGCTTCCGGTGCTCCGGAAAAAGGAAGGTCGGCACTGGATGCGGTTGAAGCAATGAATTATATGGTAAATATGATGAGAGAACATGTTCCTCAGGATGCCAGGATACATTACGTTATAACCCGGGGAGGTGAAGCACCGAATGTAGTGCCTGATTTTGCAGAAGTTTATTATTATGCAAGGCATGCCGAAAGAAATACCGTTATTGATATATTTAACAGAATTGTGAAAGCATCGGAAGGTGCTGCAATGGGAACAGGCACCACCACGGATTATGAAATGATAGGAGGCACTCACGAAATACTTCCGAACATTACCCTGCAAAAAGTTATGTATAACAACCTGGTAAAGGTGGGAGGCTATACTTATACGGATGAAGAAAAAGCCTTTGCTGAAAAAATTTCTGAAACCCTTGGTCAACAAGATCTGGATGTATCCTTAACAGAGGGAATAAACCCGTATACTGAAGAAAGGCCAAAAACTATGGGATCATCGGATGTAGGCGATGTGAGCTTTGCAGTGCCTACCGTGGGTATGTCTGCTGCCACATGGGTGCCCAAAACCCCCGCACATAGTTGGCAGGCCGTGGCAGCCGGCGGTACAAGTATAGGAGTTAAAGGAATGATGATTGCAGCCAAAACCCTTACACTAACAGCAATAGACCTTTATAAAGACACTTCCATTATTGAAAATGCCAAGAAAGAATTTTTAGAAAAAAGAGGAGATAATTTTGAATACACCCCACTTTTAGGCAACAGAAAACCAGCACTAAACTACCGGGAAAATTAA
- a CDS encoding lysoplasmalogenase: MKYWKVFSVLFFFNLCIDILLSNIEHLYYYRYITKPLITISLLLVFYFNSKLKPKKERLSVIIALVFLLIGDIYIIGYHHIFQLWIAMIFFLAANILYAAVFYRSAHFNIDRSIPFIATATITSLTLLYFIYDRLNSFFIPATLYMMVILNMSQAAYLRNKVVNDQSYYAIFLGSLFFLASQSAVAIVKFYSNFPFQQIIIMSCYGLSQYLIIYGLLIEKKKFRRFQKRFN, from the coding sequence ATGAAATACTGGAAAGTTTTTTCGGTATTATTTTTTTTTAATCTATGTATTGATATTCTTCTAAGCAATATCGAACATCTCTATTATTACCGTTATATAACAAAACCCTTAATTACTATTTCACTTTTATTAGTTTTTTATTTTAACAGTAAATTAAAACCAAAAAAAGAGAGGCTATCGGTAATAATTGCATTGGTTTTTTTATTAATAGGTGACATTTACATAATAGGATACCATCATATTTTCCAGTTGTGGATAGCGATGATATTTTTTCTGGCAGCCAATATATTATATGCTGCCGTATTTTACAGAAGTGCCCATTTTAATATAGACAGATCTATTCCCTTTATTGCTACCGCCACGATAACATCATTAACTCTCTTATATTTTATATACGATCGTTTAAATAGTTTTTTTATTCCCGCTACTTTATATATGATGGTTATTTTAAATATGTCTCAAGCTGCTTATTTAAGAAACAAAGTAGTAAATGATCAAAGTTATTACGCTATTTTTTTAGGTTCCTTGTTTTTTTTGGCATCACAATCGGCTGTGGCAATTGTAAAATTTTACAGTAATTTTCCTTTTCAGCAAATAATAATTATGTCCTGCTATGGCTTATCACAATACCTGATTATATACGGTTTATTAATTGAAAAGAAAAAATTCAGAAGGTTTCAAAAAAGATTCAATTAA
- the aroQ gene encoding type II 3-dehydroquinate dehydratase, translating to MKIVIINGPNLNLLGKREPEIYGSQTFEDYLTILKDKYPKIEILYYQSNVEGEIINKLHEVGFEYDGIILNAGAYTHTSIAIGDAIKGIKTPVVEVHISNTFGREDYRHQSFISPHAKGVILGFGVKSYELALLSFF from the coding sequence ATGAAGATTGTTATTATTAACGGCCCCAATTTAAATCTGCTGGGAAAAAGAGAACCTGAAATATATGGTTCGCAAACCTTTGAAGACTATCTTACCATATTAAAGGACAAATACCCGAAAATTGAAATTCTTTATTACCAATCCAATGTGGAGGGAGAAATAATAAACAAACTACATGAAGTGGGATTTGAATATGACGGAATAATTTTAAATGCAGGAGCTTATACCCATACCTCTATAGCAATTGGTGATGCAATAAAAGGAATTAAGACCCCGGTAGTTGAGGTTCATATTTCCAATACATTTGGTAGGGAAGATTACAGGCATCAATCTTTTATATCGCCGCATGCCAAAGGTGTAATTTTAGGTTTTGGTGTAAAAAGCTATGAACTTGCCCTGCTGTCCTTCTTTTAA
- the lpdA gene encoding dihydrolipoyl dehydrogenase — MSKYDVIVLGSGPGGYVTAIRASQLGFKTAVVEKESLGGVCLNWGCIPTKALLKSAQVFEYLKHAGDYGFTVKDYDKDFSAVIKRSRNVAESMSKGVQFLMKKNKIDVIEGFGKLKPGKKIEVNGTEYSAEHIIIATGARSRELPSLPQDGKKVIGYREAMSLPEQPKKMIVVGSGAIGVEFAYFYNSMGTEVTVVEYLPNIVPVEDEDVSKQLGRSFKKNGIKIMTSAEVTKVDTLGDGVKATVKTKKGEEILEADVVLSAVGIKTNIENIGLEDVGIAVDRDKIIVNDFYQTNIPGYYAIGDVTPGPALAHVASAEGIICVEKISGMHVDALDYGNIPGCTYCTPEIASVGYTEKKAKEAGYDIKVGKFPFSASGKAKAGGNADGFVKVIFDAKYGEWLGCHIIGAGVTDMIAEAVVARKLETTGHEILKAVHPHPTMSEAVMEAVADAYDECIHI, encoded by the coding sequence ATGAGCAAATACGATGTCATCGTTTTAGGAAGTGGTCCGGGAGGATATGTAACTGCAATACGCGCTTCGCAATTAGGTTTCAAAACAGCAGTAGTAGAAAAAGAAAGTTTAGGAGGAGTATGCCTTAACTGGGGATGTATCCCCACCAAAGCCCTGTTAAAATCTGCCCAGGTGTTTGAATATCTTAAACATGCAGGTGATTACGGATTTACAGTAAAAGATTATGATAAGGATTTTAGTGCTGTTATTAAAAGAAGCCGCAATGTGGCAGAGTCAATGAGTAAGGGAGTGCAGTTTCTGATGAAAAAAAATAAAATTGATGTTATTGAAGGCTTCGGAAAATTAAAACCGGGGAAAAAGATAGAGGTAAACGGTACCGAATATAGTGCCGAACATATTATAATTGCCACAGGTGCCCGTTCAAGAGAATTACCAAGCCTGCCACAGGACGGAAAAAAAGTAATTGGTTACAGGGAGGCCATGTCACTACCCGAACAACCTAAAAAAATGATTGTTGTGGGTAGCGGGGCCATAGGCGTTGAATTTGCTTATTTTTATAACTCAATGGGTACCGAAGTAACCGTGGTTGAATATCTTCCTAACATTGTTCCTGTAGAAGATGAAGATGTTTCAAAACAACTTGGAAGAAGCTTTAAGAAAAACGGAATAAAAATAATGACCTCTGCCGAGGTGACTAAAGTGGACACTTTGGGTGATGGTGTTAAAGCCACTGTAAAAACAAAAAAAGGAGAGGAAATTTTAGAAGCTGATGTAGTACTATCAGCCGTAGGTATTAAAACAAATATTGAAAATATAGGGTTAGAAGATGTAGGAATTGCAGTGGACAGGGATAAAATTATTGTTAATGATTTTTACCAGACCAATATACCCGGCTACTATGCAATTGGCGATGTAACCCCTGGTCCTGCCCTTGCACACGTGGCTTCAGCCGAAGGTATTATTTGTGTGGAAAAAATCTCAGGTATGCATGTTGACGCATTGGATTACGGAAATATTCCCGGTTGTACTTATTGTACCCCCGAAATAGCCTCAGTAGGATATACGGAGAAAAAAGCAAAAGAAGCCGGATATGATATTAAAGTAGGAAAGTTTCCGTTTTCAGCAAGCGGTAAAGCAAAAGCAGGTGGTAATGCCGATGGATTTGTAAAAGTAATTTTTGATGCTAAATATGGCGAATGGTTAGGGTGCCATATTATTGGTGCCGGCGTAACCGACATGATTGCCGAAGCAGTTGTAGCCAGGAAGCTGGAAACTACCGGACACGAAATATTAAAAGCTGTACACCCCCACCCTACCATGAGTGAAGCAGTTATGGAAGCAGTTGCAGATGCATACGACGAATGTATACATATTTAA
- the xerD gene encoding site-specific tyrosine recombinase XerD, protein MNWNTAIKDFNSYLKIERGLSYNSITNYCLDVQKLRVFLNEKGIEVSPLTIEPEILQQFIYEISGEVNPRSQARTISGLKSFFDYLVFEDYRKNNPMELIETPKTGRKLPDTLSEDEIDSLIKAIDLSKSEGERNRAMLETLYGCGLRVSELINLRLSDLFFEEGFIKITGKGNKQRFVPIANLTKKYLNIYINQVRLHLPVQKEHEDFVFLNRRGKQLTRAMVFTIVKQLARKTGLNKNISPHTFRHSFATHLLQGGADLRAIQQMLGHESITTTEVYMHLDRLDLAKVLNKYHPRK, encoded by the coding sequence ATGAATTGGAATACCGCAATTAAAGATTTTAATAGTTACCTTAAAATTGAACGTGGACTATCTTACAACTCCATAACTAATTACTGCCTGGATGTACAAAAACTTAGAGTGTTTTTGAATGAGAAAGGTATAGAGGTGTCTCCTTTAACGATAGAACCGGAAATTTTACAACAGTTTATTTATGAAATTTCCGGGGAGGTAAATCCCAGGTCGCAGGCACGAACCATATCAGGCTTAAAAAGCTTTTTTGATTATCTTGTTTTTGAAGATTACCGGAAAAATAATCCCATGGAACTGATTGAAACCCCAAAAACGGGCCGTAAACTGCCTGATACCCTCTCCGAAGATGAAATTGACAGTTTAATTAAGGCTATAGACCTTTCAAAAAGTGAAGGAGAGAGAAACCGTGCCATGCTGGAAACTTTGTATGGTTGTGGCTTAAGGGTTTCGGAACTGATTAACCTGAGGCTATCCGATTTATTTTTTGAAGAAGGTTTTATTAAAATAACCGGAAAAGGAAATAAACAACGGTTTGTTCCCATAGCAAACCTTACCAAAAAATATTTGAATATTTATATAAACCAGGTCAGGCTACATTTGCCTGTACAAAAAGAACATGAAGATTTTGTTTTTTTAAACAGAAGGGGAAAACAGTTAACAAGAGCCATGGTTTTTACGATTGTTAAACAACTGGCCAGGAAAACAGGGCTTAATAAAAATATAAGTCCCCACACCTTCCGGCATTCATTTGCTACCCATTTATTACAAGGAGGGGCAGATTTAAGAGCTATACAACAAATGTTAGGACATGAAAGTATTACAACTACAGAAGTTTATATGCATTTAGACAGGTTAGACCTTGCGAAGGTTTTAAACAAGTATCATCCCAGAAAATAA
- a CDS encoding lysophospholipid acyltransferase family protein has product MGLFKRNPFGHVLFFKKWLIRILGTLSHQRYHGFNELKIEGSEIIKGLPPTGVLFVSNHQTYFADVVAMFHVFNASLSHRVDTIKNVGYLWQPKLNIYYVAAKETMKSGLLPKILAYAGAVTVERTWREKGKDIQREVNLNDTKNIGIALSDGWVITFPQGTTKPWKPIRKGTAHIIKEYKPLVVPIVIDGFRRSFDKRGLRVKKKGILQSMEIKTPLDIDYENESVEEIVEKIEYAIEQHPSFLKVIPEEELAMEEELNKTRQWRY; this is encoded by the coding sequence ATGGGGTTATTTAAGAGAAATCCGTTTGGGCATGTACTTTTTTTTAAAAAATGGTTAATAAGAATACTGGGTACTTTATCACATCAACGTTACCACGGATTTAATGAGTTAAAAATTGAAGGATCTGAAATAATTAAGGGACTACCGCCCACCGGTGTATTGTTTGTTTCTAATCACCAGACATATTTTGCCGATGTTGTGGCTATGTTTCATGTTTTTAACGCAAGTTTAAGCCACAGGGTAGATACTATAAAGAATGTAGGTTACTTGTGGCAGCCTAAGTTAAATATATATTACGTAGCAGCTAAAGAAACAATGAAATCAGGACTTTTACCCAAAATTTTGGCCTATGCGGGTGCCGTAACTGTGGAAAGAACATGGCGGGAAAAAGGAAAAGATATTCAGCGGGAAGTAAATTTAAACGATACTAAAAATATTGGTATAGCTCTAAGCGACGGATGGGTAATAACTTTTCCGCAGGGCACAACCAAACCCTGGAAACCTATAAGAAAAGGTACGGCACATATAATTAAAGAATATAAACCACTGGTAGTTCCCATTGTTATTGATGGATTTAGAAGATCTTTTGATAAAAGAGGGCTAAGGGTTAAGAAAAAAGGAATCCTTCAATCAATGGAAATCAAAACTCCTTTGGATATAGATTATGAAAATGAATCGGTTGAAGAAATAGTAGAAAAAATAGAATATGCCATAGAGCAACATCCTTCATTTCTTAAAGTAATTCCTGAAGAGGAGCTTGCTATGGAAGAAGAACTAAATAAAACAAGACAATGGAGATATTAA
- a CDS encoding lysoplasmalogenase, whose protein sequence is MKYTTFIIIYILILTAELISTVFPSLNIIHYLAKPLLMVSLSMFFFNTYVYANNVKKLILLALIFSLMGDILLMLTYLGESFFIFGLIAFLSAHLMYILAFSTERNRQLKPFLPLLILLAYGGVIFLILMPTLNHLLIPVTVYILVILTMVLFAYLRKGKVNARSFFLVLSGALFFVLSDSLLAINKFKISLPLSGIWIMTTYAVAQLLIVLGIIKNQSDRQYK, encoded by the coding sequence ATGAAATACACAACATTTATAATCATTTATATACTTATTCTTACTGCCGAATTAATAAGTACCGTTTTTCCATCTTTAAATATAATTCATTATCTGGCCAAGCCTTTGCTAATGGTTTCCTTAAGCATGTTTTTCTTTAATACTTATGTATATGCAAATAATGTGAAGAAACTCATTTTGCTGGCTTTAATATTTTCTCTTATGGGAGATATACTACTAATGCTTACCTACCTGGGAGAATCCTTTTTTATTTTCGGGTTAATTGCTTTTTTATCTGCCCACTTAATGTATATTCTGGCTTTTTCCACAGAAAGAAACAGGCAATTAAAGCCTTTTTTACCTCTTTTAATATTACTGGCTTATGGAGGAGTTATATTTTTAATACTCATGCCTACTCTTAACCATTTACTAATACCAGTTACGGTTTACATATTAGTCATTCTTACCATGGTGTTATTTGCTTACTTACGTAAAGGTAAGGTCAACGCTCGCAGTTTTTTTCTGGTGTTATCGGGAGCCCTATTTTTCGTACTTTCTGATAGTTTATTAGCAATCAATAAATTTAAAATTTCTTTACCACTGTCAGGCATATGGATTATGACTACTTATGCCGTTGCACAACTATTGATTGTTTTGGGAATTATTAAGAATCAATCAGATAGACAGTATAAATAA
- a CDS encoding RNA polymerase sigma factor: MKKELEHSFVNELEKNQNIVHKVCKIYTNDPDSHNDLFQEITIQLWKAYPKFRGDSKFTTWMYRVALNTAITLYRKSKKRIKTQDIEGLVYKIKTDNYDDTEEKQLKLMYDAIKQLNDIDKALIFLYLEDKNYAEISETLGISEVNARVKMNRIKTKLKTILNP; the protein is encoded by the coding sequence GTGAAGAAAGAGCTGGAACATAGTTTTGTTAATGAATTGGAAAAAAATCAGAATATCGTACATAAAGTATGTAAAATATACACTAATGACCCCGATTCGCATAATGACTTGTTTCAGGAAATAACAATACAATTATGGAAGGCTTACCCTAAATTTCGGGGTGATTCAAAATTTACAACATGGATGTACCGGGTAGCCCTTAACACAGCAATTACCCTTTACAGAAAATCTAAAAAACGAATTAAAACACAGGATATTGAAGGTCTTGTTTATAAAATAAAAACAGATAATTATGATGATACCGAAGAAAAACAATTAAAATTAATGTACGATGCCATAAAGCAATTAAATGATATTGACAAAGCACTCATTTTTTTATATCTGGAAGATAAAAATTACGCCGAAATATCAGAGACCTTAGGTATTAGTGAAGTTAATGCAAGGGTTAAAATGAACAGGATAAAAACCAAACTAAAAACTATATTGAACCCCTAA